Genomic window (Notolabrus celidotus isolate fNotCel1 chromosome 15, fNotCel1.pri, whole genome shotgun sequence):
CAGAAAgaaatcagacacaaaacaaagaaaaggaaggaagaaatgaaatcaacagaaagaaaatattGAGACTGTTATGATCACAGTGCTATTTTTGTgaaggaaatgaaaaaaacacaatacacaTACAGGCAAGTCGCACATGTATTACATCATAGAGTGGAAAATCATGTTTACTTTTACTGTGCAGTTGATGTAAGGGTCTCCGCGGGGCTTCAGGCCAATAATCTGAGAGGTGAGGCAAACAGGAGAGGGTGAGACAGCTGCATGAGAGGAGTCACAGCTGGAAATTAACTTAAAGCTTTATTTTGGGAGCTGTCAGCAAGACTAAAGAAATGGAGATTAGAAGCTGTCAGAGAAGAAAAGGTTTAAAAGACTGATACGTTctcttttgtgcttttttttttaagatttaggtttttgaaaatgttgttacCCTGTTCATTTTGAGCAGAATGCAGGGTCGTCCCTCAGAATAACCAAAGTTGGTGTCAGAAAGGCCGGAGCAGAGACTCAAAAAGCCCCTCTTGAAGCGGCAAGCTTGCTTGGTCTGCTCGGTTCCATCCTGCAAGAAATACTCTCCGCGAGGGCAGTCAAGGTTCTTCTCCTGCTCCGTATCATTATACCCTGAGAATAAAAGGGAATGTCTTCAGATAAATGGAAtgattcattgaaaaaaaatctaggAAAGGGGAGTGTAATCTTCTTTAATATTCATTTATCTCTATATCAGGGAGGAGGGCACTTACTCTGCAGGAAGGACTCCAGGTGTTGGACATATTGATTGTACTTCAGAGGGTCTGATTTGTTGAAAGCCATGTCCAGTGCGTTTGGACGAATCACCAACCCTGCCAGAAACATAAAACGATGTAAACATCGAGTGAAGTAGCAAACAATCCAAACAAGAGGAACTAATGCACATCCAGCATCGAATTACAGCCGGACAGAAAACATTCCTGGCTCAGCTGCTGATATCACACAGGAAGAGACTTTCAAAATAGATCGATGCAAAAAGCAGTTGTTATGTTGCACATTATTGTGACAGCAGCTCATTGGTGCAAGCATGAATAATGAATGCTTAAAAGAGAAGTTACTGCAGCTGAAAGCCCCCTGTTTCTCTCCCCCTTGTTGTTTTCTGTAGAGATACTAACCTGGACTGGGAACACGGTCTCGGTACTTCGGCACATTGTCGTCCAGGGTAAGCAGCAGCACCCACATGGTGAGGGCAAACATACCAGCCAGGAAACAGTAGAAAACCAGGTAGAAGAGCAGGATGAGAGC
Coding sequences:
- the atp1b3a gene encoding sodium/potassium-transporting ATPase subunit beta-3a; the encoded protein is MASTEDKPASKENTSSWKDSIYNPRTGEVLGRTASSWALILLFYLVFYCFLAGMFALTMWVLLLTLDDNVPKYRDRVPSPGLVIRPNALDMAFNKSDPLKYNQYVQHLESFLQRYNDTEQEKNLDCPRGEYFLQDGTEQTKQACRFKRGFLSLCSGLSDTNFGYSEGRPCILLKMNRIIGLKPRGDPYINCTVKKENPVQMQYFPSEGRIDKMYFPYYGKRAHESYVQPLVAVKLLLTKEDYQKELTVECRVEGSDLRNNDERDKFLGRVTFRVKVVE